DNA from Algisphaera agarilytica:
TGGCGGAGATGATCGGCTCGGTCTTCCCGCCGCTCGAAGAGCGGGCAAGCTCCTTGCAGTACCGCCTGGACCACGAAAACGCGATCGTCGGCCGAACCTACGAAAAACCGCTGCTCGGCTGGGGCGGCTGGGGCGACGCGTTCCAGGTCTACCTGCCCGAGTACAACTCCCGCGCTGTGCCCGACAGCCTCTGGGTCCGGGCGTTCGGCGAGGGCGGCATCATCGGCCTGACGTCGCTGTTCGCCTACAACCTCATCCCGCCGCTGGTCCTGCTCATGAAGATGAAGCCCAAGGAGTGGTGCAGCCCGCGTTGCGCTCCGATCACCGGCATGGCCATGATCATCCTCATCTACGTGATGGACTGCATGTTCAACACGATGGAAAACCCGGTCTTCATCGTCGCCATCGGCGGCGTCTCGACCATGGCCGCCTGCCTCTCCCGAGACAAGGTCAAGCGCGTTCAGCCCGTCGATGCGGGCCCGCCGCTGGCTTCCTCCGGTACACCCGACGACGGCGGCGACGATGATCTGAGCAGCGACGACCCGCTGATCCTGATTGATCCGCCGATCGATCACGACCGGCCGCTTGGGGGGGCGACGTGATCGAATCCCCGCCGTCCATCCCGACCGAGTCGTCGACGGCGTCGGACGCTGGCAACAGCGAAGCGACCGCGACCAACCCCGCGACCACGGTCCGCATCGTGATCGTCAACTTCCGCACGCCCGGGCTGACCATCGACTGCCTCGCCTCGCTCGAGCCGGAGCTGAAGGCGCTTCCGGGTGCTCACGTGGTCGTCGTCGAAGGCGGCAGCGGTGACGACTCGGCCGAGCAGCTGCAAAAGGCGATCGATCGGCACGGCTGGTCGTCGTGGGTCACGCTGGATGTGCGTGAAGACAACGCCGGTTTCGCCGGGGGCAACAACGCCGCGATCGTGCCCGCCTTGGCCGAGTCGCCCGCGCCCGACTTCATCCTGCTGCTGAATCCCGATACGGTGGTCCGCCCCGGCGCGATCGTCGAGCTGCTGCGGTTCATGGACGAGCACCCCGAGGCGGGCCTGGCGGGCAGCCGACTCGAAGACCCCGACACCACGCCGCAGCAGTCGGCGTTCCGCTTCCCTTCGATCGCCAGCCAACTCGAAAACACGCTGCGCCTCGGCGTGGTGAGCAAGCTGCTCAAGCGCCGCATCGTGGCCATGCCCGTCAGCGACGAACCGCACCGTTGTGATTGGTTGGCCGGCGCGAGCCTGATCGTCCGCCACGCGGTGTTCGAAGCCGTGGGCCCGCTGGACGACGACTATTTCATGTATTTCGAAGAGACCGATTTTTGCCTTGCCGCGCAGCGGGCGGGATTCGAGGCTTGGTATGTCCCCGCCAGCCGGGTGGTTCACCTGGTCGGGCAGGCGTCGGGCGTCACCGCCAAGAACGACACCGCCAAGCCCGCCAAACGCCGCCCCGCGTATTGGTTCGAGTCGCGCAAGCGCTACTTCGTGAAGAACCACGGCAAGCTCGCCGCCACGCTCGCCGACGCCGCGTGGATCCTCGGCTTCTCGCTCTGGCGCACCCGCGTCAAGCTCACCGGCCTGCCCGACCGCGACCCGGAAAAACTCCTGGGCGACTTCGTCCGGCACAGTGTTTTTGTGAGAGGTTTCAAAACCTAAACGCCGCCTGCGGCTCAGCGCTGCATCACTCCCATGAACGATCAGGACCACAACCTCGGCCTTTGGGCCCAGATCCGCGAAGACCACACGGCCCACCGCCGTGACTGGACGCGGCCGGGCTTCCGCGCCGTGGCGGTCCACCGGTTCGGCGTCTGGCGCATGGGGATCAAGAGCAAGCTCCTCCGCGCCCCGTTCAGCGTGCTCTACCGCATGCTCCACCGCCGGGTGCGCAACGTCTACGGCATCGAACTCCCGTACTCCGCAAAGCTCGGGCGGCGCGTCGTCGTCGAGCACCAGTCCGGCATCGTCATCCACGGCAACGCCGTCATCGGCGACGACTGCGTAATCCGCCAGGGCGTCACCCTCGGCATCCGCCGGGAAGACCAACCCGACCAAGCCCCGGTGCTGGGCAAGGGCGTGAGCATCGGCGCGGGTGCGGCCGTGCTCGGCGGGGTTCACCTTGGTGACGGATCGAGTGTGGGTGCTAACGCGGTGGTGTTGAAGGACGTCCCCGCCGGGGCGACGGCCGTGGGCATCCCCGCGAAGATCATTGCCCCACGCGAAGAACCCGTCGAGGAACAAGCGGCCTCCGAGGAGGTGTCGGCATGAGCGACGCCCCGATGCCCCAACCCGAACACTCGGACGACTCGGCGAAAACCACCGCGACCGCGGTGAACCCCATCGGCGTAATCGCGATCGGCCGCAATGAGGGCGAACGCCTACGCCTCTGCCTCGAATCCGTCGTCGGCAAGGTGGCGCAGGTAGTCTACGTCGACTCCGGCTCGACCGACGGCAGTGCCGAGCTCGCCAAGTCGCTGGGCGTCGAAGTCGTGGACCTCGACCTGTCGATCCCCTTTACCGCCGCCCGCGCCCGCAACGAAGGCTTTGCGCGTTTGCAGGAAGTCATGCCGGACGTGAAGTGCGTCCAGATGATCGACGGCGACTGCGAGGTGGTCGACGGTTGGCTCGAAACCGCGGCGGCCTATCTCGACGCCTACCCGAAATTCGCGGTGGCCTGCGGGCGCCGCCGGGAACGCTTCCCCGAGGCGACGATCTACAACCGCCTCACCGACATGGAGTGGGACACGCCTATCGGCATGGCCCGCTCGTGCGGCGGCGATGCGCTGTTCCGTGCCGAGGCGTTGCGAGAAGTCGGCGGGTACAACCCCACGGTCATTGCGGGCGAAGAACCCGAGATGTGCGTGCGTCTGCGCCAGGCGGGCTGGACCATCGAACGTCTGGACGCGGAGATGACCTTGCACGACGCGGCGATGACCAAATTCAGTCAGTGGTGGAAACGCAACGTCCGGGCCGGCCACGCCTACGCCCAGGGCGCCGCGATGCACGGCAAGACCGACGGGCACAATGTGAAACAGGTGCGCAGCATAGTGTTCTGGGGGATGTTGATTCCGCTATTTATTGCGGGTTTGTTTGTGGTTGGTTTCGTGATCGAATTCACAGTGCTTGAAGGCGAGGCGTGGTATCAGTCACCACTGATCTTGGTGGTGGCGATGATTGACTTGCTGCTTCTGGGCTACTTGGTACTAGCGTTCAAGATTTGGCGTTACCGATGTGGCTTGGGAGATCCAGGCAAAACGTCAGCGATCTATGCTTTCTTTACGGTTGTTGGAAAGTTTGCAAACGCCATCGGCGTGGGCACTTTCTGGAAGAACCACAAGCTCGGTAAGCAAGCCAAGATCATCGAATACAAGTCTGCGGAGGGCGCGACGGCATGAGCGTGCCCACCCCGCACATCCTGTACGTCGGCTCGATCCTGCCTAAGCGTAGTGAGACGTTTGTGTACCGCGAGGTGCTGGGGCTGCGCGAGCGCGGCGTTGAGGTGAGCATCGCTTCGGTGAACGCGCCCGAGCGTGACCTGGGGGATGACAAGCTCGACGCCCTCGCCGCCGAGGCGATCCACGTTTACGGCAAAGGGATCGGTGGCAAGGTCGGCGTGATCCGCGACGCGGTCTTGCAACGCGGGGCGTGGTGGCCGCATGGCATCTTCGAGGTGTCGCCGACGTATTGGCCCAAGCACAAGTTGCAGTTCGCGGCCGGCATCGCGCTGGCCCGGCGCGTGAAGGATCGTGGCATCACCCACGTCCACGCCCACATGGCCCACGTGCCGACCACCGTCGCGATGGCGTGTGCCGAGGCGCTGGGCGTTCCCTTCAGCACCACCGGCCACGCGGCGGACCTGTTCCGCGACCGCTCGGCTCTCAAGACCAAGCTCCAACGCGCCGCGTTTGTGTCGTGCATCAGCGAGTGGCACCGCGGGTTTTACCGTGAGATCGTGCCGGGGCTGAGCGATGAGCAGTTGCCTGTGATCCGTTGCGGGGTGGACATGCGGGAGTTCACGGCCGTCACCCCCGGAACCACCGAGGGCGGCATCTCGCTTCTTGGGGTGGGGCGGCTGGTGCCCAAGAAGGGGTTTGATGTCCTGATCCGTGCGATGGCGGCGGCGAGTCCCCCCTTAGCCCCGGGCTCTGCCCGGGGGCAGACCACATACCAAGGCGACGACCCCGGGCAGAGCCCGGGGCTAAGGGTGACGCTCGTTGGTGACGGGCCGGAGATGGTAAATCTCAAAGCATTGGCGGACGAGGTGGGCGTGGCCGACCGGGTCACGTTTGCGGAAGCACAGCCGAATCATGTGGTGCGGGAAATGATGGGCCAGGCGGACGTGTTCGTGTTGCCCTGCCAACAGGCGGCCGACGGCGACCGCGACGGCATCCCGGTGGTGCTCATGGAAGCGATGGCCCGGAACGTGTGCGTGGTCAGCGGGGACCTGGAGACGATCCGCGAACTTGTGGCCGATAATGTCACCGGATTGATGGTGCAGCCCGGGGCGGTCGATGAGTTAGGCGAGGTGTTGGTGCGCTTGTCGCGTGACCCGTCGCTTCGACAACGCTTGGCGGACGCGGGCAGGGCCCGGGTCGCCGAGGAGTTTTCGATGTCGGTGAACCTCGACCGATTGGAAGCCGCGTTTGCGGCGGCGGCGCCGACGCGTGCGTCCGAGAAAAAGACCGATCCTGCTCCCGGAGAAGTGATGGGAGCGACCAACCATGCCTGAACCCAGCCGACGATACTGCCTGATCAGCCCGACGCGTGACGAAGCGGAGTTCGCCCGCCGGACGCTCGAGAGCGTGTGCACTCAGAGTGTGCCGCCCGCGCGGTGGGTCATCGTCGACGACGGCAGCACCGACGACACCCCCGCCATCCTCGCCGAGTACGCCGAAAAGTACGACTTCATCCAGATCGTCACCCGCGAAAACCGCGGCGTCCGCAAGGTCGGCCCCGGCGTGATCGACGCCTTCTACGCGGGATACGACACCATCAACCCCGACGAGTTCGACTACGTCTGCAAGATCGACCTCGACCTCGACCTTCCGCAACGCTACTTCGAGATCCTGATGCAGGGCATGGAGCTCGACGCGCGCCTGGGCACCTGCTCGGGCAAGGCCTACTTCCCCGGCCCGTCCAACACCGACAAGACCTTCGACGGCGAATTGATCTCCGAGGCCTGCGGCGACGAGATGTCCGTGGGCATGATCAAGTTCTACCGCACCGACTGCTTCAAAGACGTCGGCGGGTTTGTGCGTCAGGTGATGTGGGACGGCATCGACTGCCACCGCTGCCGGATGAACGGCTGGGTCGCCTGCTCCTGGGACGACCCGGAGCTGCGCTTCCTGCACCTGCGTCCGATGGGGTCGAGCCACAAGGGCATCTTCACCGGCC
Protein-coding regions in this window:
- a CDS encoding glycosyltransferase family 2 protein, which codes for MIESPPSIPTESSTASDAGNSEATATNPATTVRIVIVNFRTPGLTIDCLASLEPELKALPGAHVVVVEGGSGDDSAEQLQKAIDRHGWSSWVTLDVREDNAGFAGGNNAAIVPALAESPAPDFILLLNPDTVVRPGAIVELLRFMDEHPEAGLAGSRLEDPDTTPQQSAFRFPSIASQLENTLRLGVVSKLLKRRIVAMPVSDEPHRCDWLAGASLIVRHAVFEAVGPLDDDYFMYFEETDFCLAAQRAGFEAWYVPASRVVHLVGQASGVTAKNDTAKPAKRRPAYWFESRKRYFVKNHGKLAATLADAAWILGFSLWRTRVKLTGLPDRDPEKLLGDFVRHSVFVRGFKT
- a CDS encoding glycosyltransferase produces the protein MPEPSRRYCLISPTRDEAEFARRTLESVCTQSVPPARWVIVDDGSTDDTPAILAEYAEKYDFIQIVTRENRGVRKVGPGVIDAFYAGYDTINPDEFDYVCKIDLDLDLPQRYFEILMQGMELDARLGTCSGKAYFPGPSNTDKTFDGELISEACGDEMSVGMIKFYRTDCFKDVGGFVRQVMWDGIDCHRCRMNGWVACSWDDPELRFLHLRPMGSSHKGIFTGRMRHGFGQWFMGTGLAYMTASAVFRMSRPPVIVGGLAMWWGYVKAMLTRQPRYDDLEFRKYLRAYQWACLLKGKHAATADIDEANRQRFNDGPPAPEQPSELQSPPAERDGPLPLGADHG
- a CDS encoding serine O-acetyltransferase is translated as MNDQDHNLGLWAQIREDHTAHRRDWTRPGFRAVAVHRFGVWRMGIKSKLLRAPFSVLYRMLHRRVRNVYGIELPYSAKLGRRVVVEHQSGIVIHGNAVIGDDCVIRQGVTLGIRREDQPDQAPVLGKGVSIGAGAAVLGGVHLGDGSSVGANAVVLKDVPAGATAVGIPAKIIAPREEPVEEQAASEEVSA
- a CDS encoding glycosyltransferase; the encoded protein is MSDAPMPQPEHSDDSAKTTATAVNPIGVIAIGRNEGERLRLCLESVVGKVAQVVYVDSGSTDGSAELAKSLGVEVVDLDLSIPFTAARARNEGFARLQEVMPDVKCVQMIDGDCEVVDGWLETAAAYLDAYPKFAVACGRRRERFPEATIYNRLTDMEWDTPIGMARSCGGDALFRAEALREVGGYNPTVIAGEEPEMCVRLRQAGWTIERLDAEMTLHDAAMTKFSQWWKRNVRAGHAYAQGAAMHGKTDGHNVKQVRSIVFWGMLIPLFIAGLFVVGFVIEFTVLEGEAWYQSPLILVVAMIDLLLLGYLVLAFKIWRYRCGLGDPGKTSAIYAFFTVVGKFANAIGVGTFWKNHKLGKQAKIIEYKSAEGATA
- a CDS encoding glycosyltransferase family 4 protein; amino-acid sequence: MSVPTPHILYVGSILPKRSETFVYREVLGLRERGVEVSIASVNAPERDLGDDKLDALAAEAIHVYGKGIGGKVGVIRDAVLQRGAWWPHGIFEVSPTYWPKHKLQFAAGIALARRVKDRGITHVHAHMAHVPTTVAMACAEALGVPFSTTGHAADLFRDRSALKTKLQRAAFVSCISEWHRGFYREIVPGLSDEQLPVIRCGVDMREFTAVTPGTTEGGISLLGVGRLVPKKGFDVLIRAMAAASPPLAPGSARGQTTYQGDDPGQSPGLRVTLVGDGPEMVNLKALADEVGVADRVTFAEAQPNHVVREMMGQADVFVLPCQQAADGDRDGIPVVLMEAMARNVCVVSGDLETIRELVADNVTGLMVQPGAVDELGEVLVRLSRDPSLRQRLADAGRARVAEEFSMSVNLDRLEAAFAAAAPTRASEKKTDPAPGEVMGATNHA